Genomic segment of Mucilaginibacter sabulilitoris:
CAATATCCTGTGCAGCAGTGGCGGCTTGCTGAACCACTTTTACGCCTGCTTGTGCCAGAGCTGCGTGGCTCTTTTTTTCGTATGCGGAGTGAATGCCTGCATGCAACATTTTAGCAGGCTGCACCGCTTCAATTCCGCTGCTTAAATGATCCAGAAAGCTATGCAGGGCAGGGCTTTCAACCGCCAGCAATAAGCCGGGGTTAGTGCAAAACTGACCCATTCCCAATGTAATGGAGCCGGCGTATTGTGTTGCAAGGTCGGCGGCGTTTTTTTGCAGGGTATCTGGCAAAAATATAACCGGATTAATGCTGCCCATTTCTGAAAAAACAGGTATAGGGTTTTTGCGCTGTGCCGAATAGTCAAATAAAGCTTTACCACCGGCTGTTGAGCCCGTAAAACCTACAGCGGCAGTATGGTCGGCTTGTACAAGGGCCTTGCCGCTTTCAAAAGAATTGCCATGAACGTGCTGAAAAACATCATCGGGCATGTTGCATTTTGCAATAGCCTTTTTGATAGCTCCATACACCATTTCAGATGTTTCGGCATGTGCCGGATGTGCTTTTACCACAACAGAACAACTAGCGGCCAACGCACTGGCGGTATCTCCACCTGCGGTTGAATAAGCGAACGGGAAATTACTGGCGCCAAAAACAACCACTGGTCCTAAGGGAATGAGCATTTTACGCAAGTCGGGCTTAGGTAACGGAGTTCTTTCGGGGTTTGCAGTATCAATATTGGCCTCTACCCAACTGCCTTCGCGTAACATGGCGGCAAACATGCGTAATTGTGAAGTAGTTCGGGCCCGCTCGCCGGTTAGGCGAGGTATAGGCAAATTGGTTTCTGCTGACGCTTTTTGCAGCAACTCGTCGCCAAGGGCCTCAATTTCATCGGCAATAGTGTCAATAAATGTACTTTTCTCTTCAATGCTCTTTTTTTGGAAGATCTCAAAGGCGGCGTGCGAGCGCTGCATTATCTGGTTTATTTCTTCAGTACTCGCTTCTTTAAAAGTATTAGCCATGATAGATATATGATTGGTTATAATGATAAAACGGCAGGAGCCGGAAATAATTTTTAACAAATATATTTAATCAGGGTTCAATATGATTCACTGATACTATCCATTAATGCTATGATTTTGGCATGTTTGGGTACGGATATAAATTATCTGGCTACTCACCATGCTAAAATGCCCGGAAGTTAACCCACGTCTATAGTGCTGCAGTAATAAGGAGTAAAGTGAGTGCCTGCTCAAGGTAAATTAGCGGGTGCTTTCTACGGTATAAACAAAACTATCGGCCTTATAATAACCCAGGTTATATTCAATGGGTCTTTCGCCCTGGTCATAAACATATCTTTTTCTGAATAGCACGGGGCTGCCAATTGCAACCCTGAGTTTATCGGCAATAAAGGTACTGGCGGCTTTAGCGCTAATCTCTTCTTTTGACAGGGTAGCAATAACAGAATGTTCCTGCTCCAGCATTTCATATAGGGGCCTTTTAAAATCTTCGTCGCCGGTAAGGCCAACACGCGGATGAAAATAAGAGGCAAAATACACGAAAGGCTCATCTGAACGGCCACGTACCCGTTCCATTTTTAATATTTTCCGGTCGGTTTTTATTTCAAAGAATTTGGCCAATGCTTCATCCGGAAATACCCAGGTGACATGCAGTTCGAAGTTTTTGATAGGGATGCCCCTTAATGCCATTTCCTGCGAAAAGCTTAACCAGTTATTTGATTTTGAACTAACCGCGGCCTGGGCAACCTTTGTACCAAATCTTTTTTTACGAACCAGCAGTCCTTCAAAAACTAATTTATTAATGGCTTGTCTTAAAGTAGTACGCGATATGGCCAGTTTTTTGGCAAGGTCGACTTCGTTGGGTAAAAGTTTTCCTTCCTGATATTCGTCTTCTGCTATTAACTTTCTTAAAAGGGCTTCTGCCTGTATGTGTAGAGGAATTGGGCTTTTATGGTCTATAGCGTATTTCATTTATCCGAATAAGTTACAATGATAAGTATTTTTAACCAGCAAGTTAATTGTTGCTACATAAAGACGCTTTGGTTCGATATTTAGTACAATCCTTTACAATTATGATACGTAAAAATAAAATAATTTGAAAACTATTCTAATAAAGAAATTATTTATATGTTTGTACATAATAATTTGATAAGCCTATCCTTGCCGAATTTCATTAATAACGGATTCCCTTTCCATAAGTTAATAGGCATAATCAGATATGTTCATACATTATTACAATAAATGGATACTAATCAAACTAATACCCCTATACAGTACGGACCGGTTGATAGCCTGCTCCGTAAGACTTCTCAATTTTTAATGCCTGTAAAGTTAAACGGATTTAATACCCAGCAGGATGAATATAACATTTATCCGGTGCATTCCATGTCAACAGGCAAAATTTTTAATGGATATGACTCACTTGCTCAATACATTATTAACCAAAAAACTGTAATAATTGATGGTTATACGGGTGTTTTCTGGAATAAGGTACAAGACGCGTTAAATAAATGTTTTACAGCAAAGGGTTTAACCATAAACTGGATAGAAACTTCGGCTTATTTAAAACCGGCCGGGGATATTGATGTCCTGACCGAGCCTTTTTTAGGGACGTCTGATGCTGTGTGGGGAACCAAATGTACCTTGTCCCTTCATGACTTTTATGACCTGGATAAGCTAATCGGACAAGCACCAAATCAAGCGTATGATATCAATATAGTCATGGGCACTGGGGCCTTCTTAATTGGATGGGATGTGCCTGTAATTTATATTGATCTGCCAAAAAACGAGCTGCAGTTCAGGATGCGAGCAGGCTCCATTACTAATCTGGGTACCAGCCAGGTAAAAGGGCCGTTTCAGATGTACAAACGCTTTTACTTTGTTGACTGGGTTTTATTAAATGCACATAAAAAACAGATACTCGATAAAATAACAGTGATAGCAGACGGGCAATGGCCCGATGATATTAACTGGATGCACCAAACCGACTTTGTAGAAAGGTTAAACCAGATGAGCAAGTCGGTGATCAGGGTTAGGCCCTGGTTTGAGCCAGGCGCCTGGGGTGGGCATTGGATCAGGGAACACATTAAGGATATCAATAAAGATGTAGTTAATTATGCATGGTCGTTTGAATTGATAGTGCCCGAAAATGGTCTGGTATTTGAAAGTGATGGTTACCTGCTCGAGGTATCGTTTGATTTCCTGATGTTTCATAACAGGGAACAGGTATTAGGTAAGCATGCACAGCGGTTTGGCGATGAGTTCCCCATCCGTTTTGATTTTCTGGATACTTGTGATGGGGGTAATTTATCAATTCAGTGCCACCCTAAATTAAAATATATACAGGAAAACTTTGGGGAAACCATAACCCAGGATGAAACCTATTATATATTAGATTGCAAGGATAATGCCGAGGTATATCTCGGTTTTCAGGAAGATATTGATGCCGGAGAATTTAAATCGGTGCTGGAAGCAAGTCAGGCTGAAAACAGCGAGGTGGACATTAAACATTACGTGCAGGCGCATGAAGCCAGAAAGCACGATCTGTTTTTGATTCCGAATGGTACTGTACATAGCGCTGGTGCCAATAACCTGGTATTGGAAATCAGTGCCACACCCTATATTTTTACCTTTAAAATGTATGATTGGCTGAGGCTTGACCTTGATGGTAACCCCCGCCCCATAAACATTGACCATGCCTTTAATAACCTTGATTTTAGCCGCAAGGGGCAAAAGGTTCAGGATGAGCTTATTTCAAAGCAAACCGTAATACAACAGGGCGATGATTGGCAACTGGTGCACGTACCAACACACCGCGAGCATTTTTATGATGTGCACCGCATAGAGTTTGATACGGAGGTTAAGGCTGAAACAGACAATCAATGCCATGTAATGATGCTGGTTGAAGGATCGGCAATATCGATAAAAACCGCCGACGGGACAGAACATGTTTTTGCCTACGCCGAAACTTTTGTAGTGCCCGCTGCTGCAGCATCATACATATTGACCAATTTGGGCCAGGGACGTGCAAAAGTTGTAAAAGCCTTTTTAAAATAATATACATTTTACTCCTGTTATTCACAAATACGTTCAGGTTAACCTAATCACAAACACCAAATTCATTTCAGAATGTTATACAAAGGCCGGTGATTTGATCATCGGCCTTTTGTTGTTTTTAACATGGCAATGTAATTAAATGCAATTAAGTTGCATTTAATTTATGACTTCTGTAATTTCAAATCGAAATCTAACTAACCATATTATGAATGCAGAAATGGACTTTGATGTAATTATTGTAGGAGGCAGTTATGCCGGTTTATCGGCTGCTATGGCTTTGGGCCGCGCTCTCCGTAAGGTTTTGGTGATTGATGGTGGTAAACCCTGTAATCGGCAAACTCCCCATTCGCATAATTTTTTAACCCGCGACGGTGAAACGCCGGCCGCTATAGCAAGCATAGCAAAAGAACAACTGGCAAAATATACAACTGTTAAATTGGTTACTGATTTTGCTATAGAAGCATCAAAACTTGATGCAGGTTTTCAAATAATTACCCGTTCGGGAACAAACTATACCGCAAAAAAGATACTGTTTGCTACGGGCATAATCGACATAATGCCTGCTATTCCCGGTTTTGCTGAGTGTTGGGGCATTTCGGTATTGCATTGCCCATATTGCCATGGCTATGAGGTCCGTCATCAGCCTACCGGAATTTTGGGTAATGGCGATGCTGGTTTTGAGCTTGCAAAACTTATCAGCAACTGGACGAATGATATTACATTCTTCACTAACGGTAAATCAACCTTGTCTGCAGAACAGGAACAACTGCTCGTAAAGCACAACATTAAGATTATTGAAACCGAAGTACAGCAAATTGTTCATGATAACGGCCAGATCAAAAATATAATACTCCAAAATAACGAAGCTTACCAGCTAACCGCCATGTATGCCAGGCTGCCATTTAACCAACACAGCGATTTGCCGCAGCAGTTTGGGTGCGACCTTACAAATGAAGGATATATAGCGGTTGATGGTTTTTATCATACCAGCATACCTGGTATTTATGCCGCCGGAGATAATGCAACCATGGTGCGGTCGGTTGCCGTAGTTGTAGCTGCCGGAATGGTGGCAGCGGCTGCTATCAACAGGGACATGATTACTGAAGAGTTTTAAAATATATTACCGGGGGCAGTAAAAGTTTACGCTTCCGGTAATACAAGATCATACCTTAATTCGGTTAGGGCTTTATCAAAGGCATGAGATACTTTTTCTTCGGTTAAACGGAAGCCGTATTTGGTGTATAAAAAAATGGCGGCGTGTTGCTCATTAGTCGTCCATAAATATGCCTTTTTGTAGCCAAGTTCACGCATATAGGCCATAAACTCATTCATCAGTTTTTTCCCAAGACCAACTCCGCGGTATTCTGGCAAGAAAATAAGATACCGGAGCTGAACTGATTGCCCGCGATGAAAACCTATCATGCACCCGATAATCTGATTATTATGCTCGCAGATCCAAACCCTGTCTTTCACTGTATCGTATTTGCGGGCAAACTCCTGCAGGCCTTCCAAAACGTACCCTTCAAAATTTAAACCATACCCAAGTTCATGTGCATACTGTTTTCCGTGCATGTAAGCTATGTAACCCAGGTCGCCCGGCAACAATTCTTTTCTGAGTGTGATATTATCAAGATGTATAGCGGTCTCCATTAAATTAAGATTGTTTTTTTAGAATATTCATTATGGCATTCATGTGGGTTACCAGTTCCTGCCGATCTGTGCTGTTCAAATTGGTGATCAGATCACTGATCTGTTTGTC
This window contains:
- a CDS encoding GntR family transcriptional regulator; this translates as MKYAIDHKSPIPLHIQAEALLRKLIAEDEYQEGKLLPNEVDLAKKLAISRTTLRQAINKLVFEGLLVRKKRFGTKVAQAAVSSKSNNWLSFSQEMALRGIPIKNFELHVTWVFPDEALAKFFEIKTDRKILKMERVRGRSDEPFVYFASYFHPRVGLTGDEDFKRPLYEMLEQEHSVIATLSKEEISAKAASTFIADKLRVAIGSPVLFRKRYVYDQGERPIEYNLGYYKADSFVYTVESTR
- a CDS encoding class I mannose-6-phosphate isomerase — protein: MDTNQTNTPIQYGPVDSLLRKTSQFLMPVKLNGFNTQQDEYNIYPVHSMSTGKIFNGYDSLAQYIINQKTVIIDGYTGVFWNKVQDALNKCFTAKGLTINWIETSAYLKPAGDIDVLTEPFLGTSDAVWGTKCTLSLHDFYDLDKLIGQAPNQAYDINIVMGTGAFLIGWDVPVIYIDLPKNELQFRMRAGSITNLGTSQVKGPFQMYKRFYFVDWVLLNAHKKQILDKITVIADGQWPDDINWMHQTDFVERLNQMSKSVIRVRPWFEPGAWGGHWIREHIKDINKDVVNYAWSFELIVPENGLVFESDGYLLEVSFDFLMFHNREQVLGKHAQRFGDEFPIRFDFLDTCDGGNLSIQCHPKLKYIQENFGETITQDETYYILDCKDNAEVYLGFQEDIDAGEFKSVLEASQAENSEVDIKHYVQAHEARKHDLFLIPNGTVHSAGANNLVLEISATPYIFTFKMYDWLRLDLDGNPRPINIDHAFNNLDFSRKGQKVQDELISKQTVIQQGDDWQLVHVPTHREHFYDVHRIEFDTEVKAETDNQCHVMMLVEGSAISIKTADGTEHVFAYAETFVVPAAAASYILTNLGQGRAKVVKAFLK
- a CDS encoding GNAT family N-acetyltransferase; the encoded protein is METAIHLDNITLRKELLPGDLGYIAYMHGKQYAHELGYGLNFEGYVLEGLQEFARKYDTVKDRVWICEHNNQIIGCMIGFHRGQSVQLRYLIFLPEYRGVGLGKKLMNEFMAYMRELGYKKAYLWTTNEQHAAIFLYTKYGFRLTEEKVSHAFDKALTELRYDLVLPEA
- a CDS encoding NAD(P)/FAD-dependent oxidoreductase, encoding MNAEMDFDVIIVGGSYAGLSAAMALGRALRKVLVIDGGKPCNRQTPHSHNFLTRDGETPAAIASIAKEQLAKYTTVKLVTDFAIEASKLDAGFQIITRSGTNYTAKKILFATGIIDIMPAIPGFAECWGISVLHCPYCHGYEVRHQPTGILGNGDAGFELAKLISNWTNDITFFTNGKSTLSAEQEQLLVKHNIKIIETEVQQIVHDNGQIKNIILQNNEAYQLTAMYARLPFNQHSDLPQQFGCDLTNEGYIAVDGFYHTSIPGIYAAGDNATMVRSVAVVVAAGMVAAAAINRDMITEEF
- a CDS encoding aldehyde dehydrogenase (NADP(+)), with protein sequence MANTFKEASTEEINQIMQRSHAAFEIFQKKSIEEKSTFIDTIADEIEALGDELLQKASAETNLPIPRLTGERARTTSQLRMFAAMLREGSWVEANIDTANPERTPLPKPDLRKMLIPLGPVVVFGASNFPFAYSTAGGDTASALAASCSVVVKAHPAHAETSEMVYGAIKKAIAKCNMPDDVFQHVHGNSFESGKALVQADHTAAVGFTGSTAGGKALFDYSAQRKNPIPVFSEMGSINPVIFLPDTLQKNAADLATQYAGSITLGMGQFCTNPGLLLAVESPALHSFLDHLSSGIEAVQPAKMLHAGIHSAYEKKSHAALAQAGVKVVQQAATAAQDIEALPTVALVSGETFLANPLLHEEVFGPYSLMVSCKDEQELVTILKSVSGQLTVTVMGTADDLNSHTKLVDLLPSIAGRILFNGVPTGVEVCASMVHGGPYPATTDSRFTAVGINAVKRWVRPVCYQNWPDSLLPLALQNANPLNIWRLVDNEWKK